A portion of the Halogeometricum sp. S1BR25-6 genome contains these proteins:
- a CDS encoding DUF5815 family protein yields MAQPRVPGGGGEDLELPCGETKSVRSLDLGLREFDCPCGEAHAVVMDVHPPERFLPDFLVEVLQEAVETTSEEMPEFGTAHLMGIVLEEFPQKVVSADVSDDGDVGAGIIWVTDFDSRRLHEIIVELVVELMEHAVSHAEDDAAISNFETKMLDFDVGEFVEQYRAQRDLSEDDVYA; encoded by the coding sequence ATGGCACAACCGCGCGTCCCGGGCGGCGGTGGTGAGGACCTCGAACTCCCCTGCGGGGAGACGAAGTCGGTCCGAAGCCTCGACCTCGGCCTCCGGGAGTTCGACTGCCCGTGCGGCGAGGCACACGCCGTGGTGATGGACGTGCACCCGCCGGAGCGCTTCCTGCCCGACTTCCTCGTCGAGGTGCTTCAGGAGGCCGTCGAGACGACGAGCGAGGAGATGCCCGAGTTCGGCACGGCGCATCTGATGGGTATCGTTCTCGAAGAGTTCCCCCAGAAGGTCGTCTCCGCGGACGTGAGCGACGACGGCGACGTCGGCGCGGGCATCATCTGGGTGACCGACTTCGACTCGCGCCGCCTCCACGAGATAATCGTCGAACTCGTCGTCGAACTGATGGAACACGCGGTCTCTCACGCCGAGGACGACGCGGCCATCTCGAACTTCGAGACGAAGATGCTCGATTTCGACGTAGGCGAGTTCGTCGAACAGTACCGCGCGCAACGCGACCTGTCCGAGGACGACGTCTACGCGTAG
- a CDS encoding metallophosphoesterase, with protein MTADPEATGWSGPTRRTVLRALGTGATLAGIGATAGAAQSSEPWTVVALPDTQYYAEDGTSYPRDQAEWVVDNVGGENIVHVSHLGDVVENGDDEAEWEHMAEALAPLDGAVSFSTLPGNHDWASLGDRTSSIENYRQYFGASQNAGPDDLNSYQLFSAGGYDFLHLALEWEIPGDIDDSSTALGWAQSILEQYPDRPTIISTHSYLRDSPQRRTLQVQEENGIGTEGQTVWEELIAPNSQVFMVLCGHWHRDDGEADQVSSNDDGEDVYELLSNFQDRDNGGYGLLRQIRFQPGGGSGDDPDRIQIQTYSPSEDEYLEDGDSEFGFDLDFDARFGSASDGPLAGDADGDGDVDGDDVEAIQRSIAGEDVDIDSEAADVDDDGDIDIGDAIRTRNISEEGQ; from the coding sequence ATGACGGCCGACCCCGAGGCGACGGGGTGGTCGGGTCCGACGAGACGAACCGTTTTGCGGGCGTTGGGTACGGGTGCGACGCTGGCGGGGATCGGCGCGACGGCCGGGGCCGCTCAGAGTTCGGAGCCGTGGACGGTCGTCGCCCTCCCGGACACCCAATACTACGCCGAAGACGGGACGTCGTATCCGCGGGACCAAGCCGAGTGGGTCGTCGACAACGTCGGCGGAGAGAACATCGTCCACGTCAGCCACCTTGGCGACGTGGTCGAGAACGGCGACGACGAGGCGGAGTGGGAACACATGGCGGAGGCGCTCGCACCCCTCGACGGCGCCGTCTCCTTCTCGACGCTTCCCGGCAACCACGACTGGGCGTCGCTGGGAGACCGCACCTCGTCCATCGAGAACTACCGACAGTACTTCGGGGCGTCCCAGAACGCGGGACCGGACGACCTCAACAGCTACCAACTGTTCTCCGCGGGCGGGTACGACTTCCTCCACCTCGCCTTGGAGTGGGAGATACCGGGAGACATCGACGACTCCTCGACCGCGTTGGGGTGGGCGCAGAGCATCCTCGAGCAGTACCCCGACCGACCGACCATCATCAGCACGCACTCGTACCTCCGGGACTCCCCGCAGCGTCGGACCCTGCAGGTACAGGAAGAGAACGGCATCGGAACCGAGGGTCAAACGGTCTGGGAGGAACTCATCGCGCCGAACTCGCAGGTGTTCATGGTGCTGTGCGGCCACTGGCACAGAGACGACGGCGAAGCCGACCAAGTCTCCTCGAACGACGACGGCGAGGACGTGTACGAACTGCTGTCGAACTTCCAGGACCGCGACAACGGCGGGTACGGACTGCTCCGGCAGATTCGGTTCCAACCCGGCGGCGGGAGCGGAGACGACCCCGACCGCATTCAAATCCAGACGTACTCGCCGAGCGAGGACGAATACCTCGAAGACGGGGACAGCGAGTTCGGCTTCGACCTCGACTTCGACGCCCGCTTCGGGTCCGCTTCGGACGGACCGCTCGCGGGCGACGCCGACGGCGACGGCGACGTGGACGGTGACGACGTCGAGGCAATCCAGCGTTCGATCGCCGGCGAGGACGTCGACATCGACTCGGAGGCCGCGGACGTCGACGACGACGGCGATATAGACATCGGCGATGCGATTCGCACGCGGAACATCAGCGAGGAAGGACAATGA
- a CDS encoding GNAT family N-acetyltransferase, giving the protein MHLRQLPEDHRDAFRGMVNYAFRPEDGPDWEDRDREDPDLFTPLGFYDAPPDPDPDPDSVPDVSTLRSVCGSYDFTVRVRGEWRSMPGVSAVASPPEGRRQGTVGAMLDALLTRYREEGAAFSTLWPFEYPFYRRLGWATCCNHAEATLPPGQLADVVPDPRGEFRRLTLDEDLSAVRAVHEAWATESLAVRRTEGWWRERVFRGWQTDPYVFGWFDGEESLRGYLVYTIDEDDGDGRTMRVWERAAADDEARGHLLRFCRDHDSQVESVTFRTLPEWARPIDELPDPRAATLEVKPGPMVRVVDVAEALSTLSYDARESVVLDVDDDRCAWNDGTFELRVDAAGAHVRRLDGGAAEAPDAELDIGALSQLTVGARDAAELERAGDLTVADASVRATLDALFPRERAFLREGF; this is encoded by the coding sequence GTGCACCTGCGTCAGTTACCGGAGGACCACCGCGACGCCTTCCGCGGGATGGTGAACTACGCCTTCCGACCGGAGGACGGACCGGACTGGGAGGACCGCGACCGCGAGGACCCCGACCTGTTCACCCCGCTTGGCTTCTACGACGCGCCGCCGGACCCCGACCCCGACCCCGACTCCGTACCCGACGTTTCGACCCTCCGCAGCGTCTGCGGCAGCTACGACTTCACCGTCCGCGTGCGCGGCGAGTGGCGGTCGATGCCCGGCGTCTCCGCCGTCGCCTCCCCGCCGGAGGGGCGCCGACAGGGAACCGTCGGCGCCATGCTCGATGCCCTCCTGACCCGCTACCGGGAGGAAGGGGCGGCGTTCTCGACGCTGTGGCCGTTCGAGTATCCGTTCTACCGCCGACTGGGCTGGGCGACCTGCTGTAACCACGCGGAGGCGACGCTCCCGCCCGGGCAACTCGCCGACGTCGTCCCCGACCCGCGCGGGGAGTTCCGTCGGCTGACCCTCGACGAGGACCTTTCGGCGGTGCGCGCGGTTCACGAGGCGTGGGCGACGGAGTCGCTGGCGGTCCGCCGGACCGAGGGCTGGTGGCGCGAGCGCGTTTTCCGCGGGTGGCAAACGGACCCCTACGTCTTCGGCTGGTTCGACGGGGAGGAGTCGCTCCGGGGCTATCTCGTCTACACCATCGACGAGGACGACGGCGACGGGCGGACGATGCGCGTGTGGGAACGCGCCGCCGCCGACGACGAGGCGCGCGGCCACCTGCTGCGGTTCTGCCGCGACCACGACTCGCAGGTCGAATCGGTGACGTTCCGCACCCTCCCCGAGTGGGCGCGCCCCATCGACGAACTGCCCGACCCGCGGGCGGCGACGCTGGAGGTGAAACCCGGACCGATGGTCCGCGTCGTTGACGTTGCGGAGGCGCTCTCGACGCTGTCGTACGACGCGCGCGAGTCCGTCGTCCTCGACGTCGACGACGACCGCTGCGCGTGGAACGACGGGACGTTCGAACTCCGCGTGGACGCCGCGGGCGCGCACGTGCGTCGCCTCGACGGCGGCGCGGCCGAGGCGCCGGACGCCGAACTCGACATCGGCGCGCTCTCGCAGTTGACTGTCGGGGCGCGCGACGCCGCCGAACTCGAACGGGCCGGTGACCTGACCGTCGCGGACGCGTCGGTTCGGGCGACGCTGGACGCGTTGTTCCCGCGCGAACGGGCGTTCCTCAGAGAAGGGTTCTGA
- a CDS encoding SDR family oxidoreductase, whose translation MTFSSGRVLVAGATGGTGRRVLETLRSLDADVTVRALTRSAEAESTLRKRGADEVVVGDALSSEDAARAVEGCDAVVCALASSLGLGSLTGDHADGRGVENLVDAARDAGVARFVLVSSIGVGDSTSGMTFGLRLLLRGLGVLSAKARAETHLRESGLAYTILRPGGLTNADATGDVVVGEGGDTVSGSVPRADVAGLCVASLFTPAAENRTFEVVARRGLRGNPEGVVEVDWRMDSASGDSASTASAAERRSASGSVPDDAVEESESAD comes from the coding sequence ATGACATTTTCGAGCGGCCGGGTGCTAGTCGCTGGCGCGACGGGCGGGACGGGTCGGCGCGTGCTCGAGACGCTCCGGTCGCTCGACGCCGACGTGACCGTCCGCGCGCTGACGCGGTCCGCCGAGGCGGAGTCGACGCTCCGGAAACGGGGAGCCGACGAGGTAGTCGTCGGCGACGCCCTCTCCTCGGAGGACGCCGCCCGCGCCGTCGAGGGCTGCGACGCCGTCGTTTGCGCGCTCGCGTCCTCGCTCGGTCTGGGGTCTCTCACCGGCGACCACGCCGACGGCCGGGGAGTCGAGAACCTCGTCGACGCCGCGCGCGACGCCGGCGTCGCGCGGTTCGTCCTCGTCTCCTCCATCGGCGTCGGCGACTCCACGTCCGGGATGACGTTCGGTCTCCGCCTCCTCCTCCGCGGTCTCGGCGTCCTCTCGGCGAAGGCCCGCGCCGAGACGCACCTCCGCGAGTCGGGCCTCGCGTATACGATTCTCCGACCCGGCGGCCTGACGAACGCCGACGCGACGGGCGACGTGGTCGTCGGCGAGGGCGGCGACACCGTCTCGGGGTCCGTCCCCCGCGCCGACGTGGCGGGACTCTGCGTCGCCTCGCTGTTCACGCCGGCGGCGGAGAACAGGACGTTCGAGGTGGTCGCCCGGCGGGGCCTCCGCGGCAACCCCGAGGGCGTCGTCGAGGTGGACTGGCGGATGGACTCCGCGTCGGGCGATAGCGCTTCAACGGCGTCGGCCGCCGAGCGACGGTCCGCGTCCGGGAGCGTCCCGGACGACGCCGTCGAGGAGAGCGAGTCCGCGGACTGA
- a CDS encoding KaiC domain-containing protein has translation MSSDDDWFERAFADGESDVDTEADTETETDETETDPDETDGARPDADSEEAEPTDGPDSATGEDTDRAFGADSDVDDAFGFDVGAPSDDAASTTDRTGVARADDTDPFGGVRGGSPDERKRGTAGADDDNYDPFPDDFAAAMESAPEFGDPADDFAAAMESAPGPDGPDAGFGRTGGEDGFDEEAFESDIDRLDIGIDGLDEMILGGVPTRSLMVAIGSAGTGKTTFGLQFLNRALEDGEKAVYITLEESRQRIFDTAEEKGWAFREHAEADRLAVIDLDPVEMANSLASIQNDLPRLVSEFGAQRLVLDSVSLLEMMYDHPSERRSQVFDFARALKQAGVTTLLTSEAKESNPYASRHGLVEYLADAVFVLQYVRPSDFRETRLAIEIQKIRDANHSRETKPYELTSDGISVYRQANIF, from the coding sequence GTGAGCAGCGACGACGACTGGTTCGAGCGTGCGTTCGCGGACGGCGAGTCCGACGTCGACACCGAGGCCGATACCGAGACTGAGACGGACGAAACTGAGACGGACCCGGACGAAACCGACGGCGCGAGACCGGACGCGGACTCCGAGGAGGCGGAACCGACCGACGGACCGGACAGCGCGACCGGCGAGGACACCGACCGCGCGTTCGGCGCGGACTCGGACGTCGACGACGCGTTCGGGTTCGACGTCGGCGCACCGTCGGACGACGCGGCGTCGACGACCGACCGGACCGGCGTCGCTCGCGCCGACGACACCGACCCGTTCGGCGGCGTCCGCGGCGGGTCGCCGGACGAACGGAAGCGGGGCACTGCCGGGGCGGACGACGACAACTACGACCCGTTCCCCGACGATTTCGCGGCGGCGATGGAGAGTGCACCGGAGTTCGGCGACCCGGCGGACGACTTCGCGGCGGCGATGGAGAGCGCGCCGGGACCCGACGGTCCGGACGCCGGGTTCGGCCGAACGGGCGGCGAGGACGGGTTCGACGAAGAGGCGTTCGAGTCCGACATCGACCGCCTCGACATCGGCATCGACGGCCTCGACGAGATGATTCTGGGCGGCGTCCCCACCCGGTCGCTCATGGTCGCCATCGGGTCGGCCGGGACGGGCAAGACGACGTTCGGCCTCCAGTTCCTCAATCGAGCGCTCGAAGACGGCGAGAAGGCCGTCTACATCACGCTGGAGGAGAGCCGACAGCGCATCTTCGACACCGCCGAGGAGAAGGGGTGGGCGTTCCGCGAACACGCCGAGGCGGACCGACTCGCCGTCATCGACCTCGACCCCGTCGAGATGGCCAACAGCCTCGCCAGTATCCAGAACGACCTCCCGCGCCTCGTCTCGGAGTTCGGCGCTCAGCGCCTCGTCCTCGACTCCGTCTCGCTCCTGGAGATGATGTACGACCACCCGTCCGAACGCCGGAGTCAGGTGTTCGACTTCGCTCGTGCGCTGAAGCAGGCGGGTGTGACGACGCTTCTCACCTCCGAGGCGAAGGAGAGCAACCCCTACGCCTCCCGGCACGGACTCGTCGAGTACCTCGCCGACGCCGTGTTCGTCCTCCAGTACGTCCGCCCGAGCGACTTCCGCGAGACGCGACTCGCCATCGAAATCCAGAAGATACGGGACGCCAACCACTCCCGCGAGACGAAGCCGTACGAACTCACGAGCGACGGTATCAGCGTCTACCGGCAGGCGAACATCTTCTGA
- a CDS encoding NAD(+)/NADH kinase, whose translation MQVAIVAQRGNDRAARLAEDLRERLDEAGVDVRVDADTAETLGVAGHDVETFESADLAVSIGGDGTFLFAARGAGGTPILGVNLGEVGFLNAVGPEEAVEAVLAEVDQFRRGESLAAREVPRIAAGGDGWTERPAMNEVVVQGPRRGHGGGVDVEVRVDGSLYSDGRADGILVATPTGSTAYNLSERGPLVHPSVGGLVVNEMVAEDGMPPLVVSPDAEVTISVAGAEEAVVVTDGRRRKYLTPPAEVTVASADAPVRLAGSPSDFFEALGKLD comes from the coding sequence ATGCAGGTGGCCATCGTCGCACAACGGGGGAACGACCGGGCCGCGCGGTTGGCCGAGGACCTCCGGGAGCGACTCGACGAAGCGGGCGTCGACGTGCGCGTCGACGCGGACACGGCGGAAACGCTCGGCGTCGCGGGCCACGACGTCGAGACGTTCGAGTCCGCCGACCTCGCGGTGAGCATCGGGGGCGACGGCACGTTCCTGTTCGCCGCGCGCGGCGCGGGCGGGACGCCCATCCTCGGGGTCAACCTCGGCGAGGTCGGGTTCCTGAACGCCGTCGGCCCCGAGGAGGCCGTCGAGGCGGTGCTGGCCGAGGTCGACCAGTTCCGACGAGGGGAGTCGCTCGCGGCCCGAGAGGTGCCGCGCATCGCCGCCGGCGGGGACGGGTGGACCGAACGCCCCGCGATGAACGAGGTGGTCGTGCAGGGACCGCGGCGGGGGCACGGCGGCGGCGTCGACGTCGAGGTGCGCGTCGACGGCTCGCTGTACAGCGACGGGCGCGCGGACGGCATCCTCGTGGCGACGCCGACCGGGAGCACGGCGTACAACCTCAGCGAACGCGGACCGCTGGTGCACCCGAGCGTCGGCGGCCTCGTCGTCAACGAGATGGTCGCCGAGGACGGGATGCCGCCGCTGGTCGTCTCGCCGGACGCGGAGGTGACAATCTCCGTGGCCGGCGCCGAGGAGGCGGTCGTCGTCACCGACGGCAGACGGCGGAAGTACCTGACGCCGCCGGCCGAGGTGACCGTCGCCTCCGCGGACGCCCCCGTCCGCCTCGCGGGGTCGCCCTCCGACTTCTTCGAGGCGCTCGGAAAGCTCGACTAG
- a CDS encoding CARDB domain-containing protein, with amino-acid sequence MNGANRVLALGCVLVLLVGLPAGAASVGAQTASAISVGEEVTTSPDGTLTAEPGETVTVSVWADATDVSGYQTTLTYDPDVVQVTDVSGSDDFGDPVANVDNEGGSVAFNQIRGSNTDGPVLAEITLEVTGEAGESAALSFDESETKFASADGETFVPETFNDVTVSVEAAETETPTATETETETETETETATETETATETATETATETETESETATETETATETETENETETEIETETETATETETETETETETETPIPAEEDDDSSSSDDDDDDDSSSSSSGGGGGYSADEPEFSVESVELNATNGSVGDAVLVSALVENSGDADGEFDARLYVDGNETEYSRAVEIDEGESRRVNFSITFDTPGTYALGVNSIAAGTVTVAANETTATATATATPESTATPTAASATETEETAAPATEVSTESGSGGTETSGSTPGFGFVVSIAAMSLLVCWLTLRREV; translated from the coding sequence ATGAACGGCGCGAACAGGGTTCTGGCGCTCGGATGCGTGCTCGTACTACTCGTCGGCCTTCCGGCCGGCGCGGCCTCGGTCGGGGCGCAGACCGCCTCCGCGATCAGCGTCGGCGAGGAGGTCACGACGTCGCCGGACGGTACCCTCACCGCGGAACCGGGTGAGACCGTCACGGTGAGCGTCTGGGCGGACGCCACGGACGTGAGCGGCTATCAGACGACGCTCACCTACGACCCCGACGTCGTCCAAGTGACGGACGTCTCGGGGAGCGACGACTTCGGCGACCCGGTCGCAAACGTCGACAACGAAGGAGGCAGCGTCGCGTTCAACCAGATTCGCGGGTCGAACACCGACGGTCCCGTGCTGGCCGAGATAACGCTCGAAGTAACCGGCGAGGCCGGCGAGAGCGCGGCGCTCTCGTTCGACGAGTCCGAGACGAAGTTCGCGTCCGCCGACGGCGAGACGTTCGTCCCGGAGACGTTCAACGACGTGACCGTGAGCGTCGAGGCGGCCGAGACCGAGACGCCGACTGCGACCGAGACTGAAACGGAAACGGAGACAGAGACAGAAACCGCGACCGAGACGGAGACGGCCACCGAAACCGCGACAGAGACGGCAACGGAAACTGAGACCGAGTCAGAGACGGCTACGGAGACCGAGACGGCAACGGAAACTGAGACGGAAAACGAGACGGAGACTGAAATCGAGACGGAGACTGAAACGGCTACAGAGACCGAGACCGAAACGGAAACAGAAACTGAAACTGAGACCCCGATTCCGGCCGAAGAGGACGACGACAGCAGTAGCAGCGACGACGACGATGACGACGACAGTAGCAGCAGCAGTAGCGGCGGAGGAGGCGGCTACTCGGCGGACGAACCGGAGTTTTCCGTCGAGTCGGTCGAACTCAACGCGACGAACGGGAGCGTCGGGGACGCGGTGCTCGTCTCGGCGCTCGTCGAGAACTCCGGCGACGCCGACGGCGAGTTCGACGCGCGACTGTACGTCGACGGTAACGAGACGGAGTACAGCCGAGCCGTCGAGATAGACGAGGGGGAGAGCCGCAGGGTGAACTTCTCTATCACCTTCGACACCCCCGGCACGTACGCGCTCGGCGTCAACTCCATCGCCGCCGGCACCGTGACCGTCGCGGCGAACGAGACGACGGCGACTGCGACGGCCACCGCGACGCCGGAGTCGACGGCCACGCCGACGGCGGCGTCCGCGACGGAGACGGAGGAGACGGCGGCGCCCGCGACGGAGGTCAGCACGGAATCCGGCTCCGGCGGCACGGAGACGAGCGGCTCCACGCCCGGATTCGGGTTCGTCGTCTCGATCGCGGCGATGAGCCTACTGGTCTGTTGGCTCACGCTGCGACGCGAAGTGTAG
- the carB gene encoding carbamoyl-phosphate synthase large subunit, producing MTDEDTSTGSPEEGENRTILLIGSGPIQIGQAAEFDYSGAQACRALQEEGARVVLVNSNPATIMTDPEMADKVYIEPITTEAISEVIRKETPDGVIAGLGGQTGLNVTAELAEEGILEEFDVEIMGTPLDTIYATEDRDLFRQRMEDIGQPVPASTTISLDEDESVSAVTEDDLADRVESAVDAVGGLPVISRTTYTLGGSGSGVVDDMEELKQRVRKGLRLSRNSEVLITESISGWVELEYEVMRDADDSCIIICNMENIDPMGIHTGESMVVTPSQVIPDEGHQEMRDAALEVIRDLGIQGGCNIQFAWHDDGTPGGEYRVVEVNPRVSRSSALASKATGYPIARVTAKVALGKRLHEIENEITGETTAAFEPAIDYVVTKIPRWPKDKFDDVDFTLSTAMKSTGEAMSIGRTFEESMLKALRSTEYDPVAEWSEVSDEELEAEYLERPTPDRPYAIFEAFERGYSVEDVVEMTEMKTWYVERFKRITDSVAAAQEGDFTAAATAGHTNAEIAAATGSDVGTVETQVPGRTYKQVDTCAGEFAAQTPYYYSSRKPEFFSGPYEGDAAAGELRVDRDVESVVVVGGGPIRIGQGVEFDYCSVHAVRALREMGIDAHVVNNNPETVSTDYDTSDGLFFEPITPEEVADVIEAADADGVMVQFGGQTSVNIGEKLEDELQRRGVDCEILGTTVDAMDLAEDRDRFNLLMDELGILQPEGGSARSKEEALELARDIGYPVLVRPSYVLGGRAMDVVRSDEELETYIEEAVRVSPDKPILVDEFLADAVELDVDAVSDGEHTLIGGVMEHVESAGVHSGDSACMIPPRALDAETMARVREVTEEIATALDTVGLLNVQLAVKDGEVYVLEANPRSSRTVPFVSKATGVSIAKLAAKVMAGETLASLDVEEQIPEHTSVKEVVLPFDRLPNSDPRLGPEMKSTGEVMGTARSFAKAYDKAQDATSKPVPTGGTAIVDLSADEFPDLDSEAGAALRDGFADYFDLASFDDVEERDAAIREGKIDLVVSRNRDMLELCVEEEITYFSTHASASAALEAIGAKDDPLDVLAVSDRPKRTAEWGGE from the coding sequence ATGACCGACGAGGACACCTCGACTGGCTCTCCCGAAGAGGGCGAGAACAGGACCATACTACTCATCGGAAGCGGGCCCATTCAGATCGGACAGGCGGCCGAGTTCGACTACTCCGGCGCGCAGGCGTGCCGAGCGCTGCAGGAGGAAGGGGCGCGAGTCGTCCTCGTCAACTCGAACCCGGCGACGATCATGACCGACCCGGAGATGGCCGACAAGGTGTACATCGAACCCATCACCACCGAAGCCATCTCCGAGGTCATCCGCAAGGAGACTCCCGACGGCGTCATCGCCGGCCTCGGGGGACAGACGGGGCTGAACGTCACCGCCGAACTCGCAGAAGAGGGAATCCTCGAGGAGTTCGACGTGGAGATCATGGGGACGCCGCTGGATACGATATACGCGACGGAGGACCGCGACCTGTTCCGTCAGCGCATGGAGGACATCGGCCAACCCGTCCCCGCCTCGACGACCATCTCACTCGACGAGGACGAGTCCGTCTCCGCGGTCACGGAGGACGACCTCGCGGACCGCGTCGAGTCCGCGGTGGACGCCGTCGGCGGCCTCCCCGTTATCTCGCGGACGACCTACACCCTCGGCGGGTCGGGGTCGGGCGTCGTCGACGATATGGAGGAACTCAAACAGCGCGTGCGCAAGGGACTTCGCCTCTCGCGCAACAGCGAGGTGCTCATCACCGAGTCCATCTCGGGATGGGTCGAACTGGAGTACGAGGTGATGCGCGACGCCGACGACTCGTGTATCATCATCTGCAACATGGAGAACATCGACCCGATGGGCATCCACACCGGCGAGTCGATGGTCGTCACCCCCTCGCAGGTGATTCCGGACGAGGGTCACCAGGAGATGCGCGACGCGGCCCTCGAAGTCATCCGCGACCTCGGGATTCAGGGCGGGTGTAACATCCAGTTCGCGTGGCACGACGACGGCACCCCCGGCGGCGAGTACCGCGTCGTGGAAGTGAACCCGCGCGTCTCCCGTTCCTCGGCGCTGGCCTCGAAGGCGACGGGCTACCCCATCGCCCGCGTCACCGCGAAGGTTGCGCTCGGTAAGCGCCTCCACGAGATAGAAAACGAGATTACGGGCGAGACCACCGCCGCCTTCGAACCCGCAATCGACTACGTGGTGACGAAGATTCCGCGGTGGCCTAAAGACAAGTTCGACGACGTGGACTTCACGCTCTCGACGGCGATGAAGTCGACCGGCGAGGCGATGTCCATCGGCCGGACGTTCGAGGAGTCGATGCTGAAGGCACTCCGCTCGACCGAGTACGACCCGGTGGCCGAGTGGTCCGAAGTTTCGGACGAGGAACTCGAAGCCGAGTATCTGGAGCGGCCGACGCCGGACCGCCCGTACGCCATCTTCGAGGCGTTCGAGCGCGGATACTCCGTCGAGGACGTGGTGGAGATGACGGAGATGAAGACGTGGTACGTCGAGCGGTTCAAGCGCATCACCGACTCCGTCGCCGCCGCCCAGGAGGGCGACTTCACCGCCGCGGCCACCGCCGGCCACACGAACGCGGAAATCGCCGCCGCGACGGGCAGCGACGTCGGCACCGTCGAGACGCAGGTTCCCGGCCGGACGTACAAACAAGTCGACACCTGCGCCGGTGAGTTCGCCGCGCAGACGCCGTACTATTACTCCTCGCGCAAGCCGGAGTTCTTCTCCGGTCCCTACGAGGGCGACGCGGCGGCGGGCGAACTCCGCGTCGACCGCGACGTAGAGAGCGTCGTCGTCGTCGGCGGCGGTCCCATCCGCATCGGGCAGGGCGTCGAGTTCGACTACTGTTCGGTCCACGCCGTGCGCGCCCTCCGCGAGATGGGCATCGACGCGCACGTCGTGAACAACAACCCCGAGACGGTCTCGACGGACTACGACACCTCCGACGGCCTGTTCTTCGAACCCATCACGCCGGAGGAAGTCGCGGACGTCATCGAGGCGGCCGACGCCGACGGCGTGATGGTCCAGTTCGGCGGACAGACCTCCGTCAACATCGGCGAGAAACTGGAGGACGAACTGCAACGCCGCGGCGTCGACTGCGAGATTCTCGGCACGACCGTGGACGCGATGGACCTCGCGGAGGACCGCGACCGGTTCAACCTCCTGATGGACGAGTTGGGGATTCTCCAACCCGAAGGCGGGTCCGCGCGGAGCAAGGAGGAGGCGCTCGAACTCGCGCGCGACATCGGCTACCCCGTCCTCGTCCGCCCGTCGTACGTCCTCGGCGGCCGCGCGATGGACGTCGTCCGCTCCGACGAGGAGTTGGAGACGTACATCGAGGAGGCCGTCCGCGTCTCGCCGGACAAACCCATCCTCGTCGACGAGTTCCTCGCGGACGCCGTCGAACTCGACGTCGACGCCGTCAGCGACGGCGAGCACACCCTCATCGGCGGCGTGATGGAGCACGTCGAGAGCGCGGGCGTCCACTCGGGCGACTCCGCCTGCATGATTCCGCCGCGCGCGCTGGACGCGGAGACGATGGCCCGCGTCCGCGAGGTGACAGAAGAGATAGCCACCGCCCTCGATACCGTGGGTCTGCTGAACGTCCAACTCGCCGTCAAGGACGGCGAGGTGTACGTGCTCGAAGCCAACCCGCGCTCCTCGCGGACGGTGCCGTTCGTCTCGAAGGCGACGGGCGTCTCCATCGCCAAACTCGCGGCGAAGGTGATGGCCGGCGAGACGCTGGCGTCGCTGGACGTCGAGGAGCAGATTCCCGAGCACACCTCCGTCAAAGAGGTCGTCCTGCCGTTCGACCGCCTGCCGAACTCCGACCCGCGCCTCGGCCCCGAGATGAAGTCGACGGGCGAGGTGATGGGCACCGCGCGGTCGTTCGCCAAGGCGTACGACAAGGCGCAGGACGCGACGAGCAAGCCGGTGCCGACCGGCGGCACGGCCATCGTCGACCTCTCGGCCGACGAGTTCCCCGACCTCGACAGCGAGGCGGGCGCGGCCCTCCGCGACGGCTTCGCCGACTACTTCGACCTCGCGTCCTTCGACGACGTGGAGGAACGCGATGCCGCCATCCGCGAGGGGAAGATAGACCTCGTGGTGTCGCGGAACCGCGACATGCTCGAACTCTGCGTCGAAGAGGAGATAACCTACTTCTCCACGCACGCCTCCGCCTCGGCGGCGCTGGAGGCCATTGGCGCGAAGGACGACCCCCTCGACGTGCTCGCCGTCTCGGACCGTCCGAAGCGGACGGCCGAGTGGGGCGGCGAGTAA